In Truepera sp., the sequence AGGCCGCGCTCCGCCATGCGTGCCGACAGGTGCGCGGCGAACGCGTCGCACGCGGCCTTGTCGTGCGAAGGAGTCTCACGCTCCACCAGGTCTTGAAGCAGACTCAGGTAGGGCGCCTCGGCGGCGTAAGCGGCTTCCAGGATGGCTTTGAGGCTCATGGCGCGATGTTACCCGCTAGGGCGCTACGCAAAGCGGCCGAGGCTACTGGTTGCCGCAACTACTGCGAGCGTCCGCTCCCGCGTTGAGGTCGCCCGCCTCGGCGGCCCTGGCGCTCCGAGCGGCCGCCGGCGTCCTGGCGCTGCCCGCCCTGAGCCTTGCCCGACCGGCGTGACCGGGCGGAGCGAGCGTCCTTGGGCACGGCAACGGGCGGCCTCGTCAGCCGCTCCGTCCACAGCGCCTCCGCCAGTTGCCTGACGGTGGGCTCGAAGGTGGTGCGAGCGTAGCTGTACCCGAGGCGCAGGTCGCTGTCGGCCTTGAGAGGGTCGGTGTCGCGGCCAAGCAGGTAGCGCGACAGGTACACCTGCGCAAGCAGCACGTCGCGCATCCGCTGCGGCTTGACTGCGTGCAGGTCGCGTAGCGCGTCCTCGTAGGCGACCATCGCTCCCCGCGTGTCGCCGCGTTCGCTCAACGCCTTGCCGCGCTTGAAGTGCTTGGCGGCGTTGTAGAGGAGTTCGCGCATGTGGGCATTCTAACCGCGTGCCCCGGAGCCGGCGGCTGCGCCGGCAGGGGCCTGGACTATGCGGTTGCGGCCGTCGCGCTTAGCCATCCCTAGCGCGGCATCGGCGCTGGTGACGAGCGCCCGCAACGAATCGGCATGAACGTCACGGCCGGCCGTTCCCGCGATCCCCACCGACACGGCCAGGGGCCACGCGATGGGGCTCAAGTTGGCGCCGTAGAGCTGGTGCCTTACGCGCTTCAAGACCTCCACGGCTTGCTCGGGCTCCGCGTCGGGGAGGACGACCACGAACTCCTCGCCGCCCCACCTCACCGCCTGGTCGCGTGGCCTCAGGTGCTGCCGCAAGATCGCTGCCAGTGCCTTCAGCGCCTCGTCGCCTACTGCGTGGCCGTAGACGTCGTTCACGCGTTTGAAGTGATCTATGTCGAGCATCGCCACGCTGATGGGCGAGTCGTTGGCCTGTGCCTCGGCCACCAGAAGATCGGAGCGGACCTCGAGACCCCGGCGGTTGAGGAGTCCGGTGAGGGGATCGCTGAGTGCGGCCGCGGCCCACCGGTCCCGGTCGCTCAACAGGCGGATGCGCGCCGCCAGCATGGGCGTACACATGTCGAGCACGGTGGATTGGGCCGGCTTCTGCCCGAAATAGAGGCGCCCGACCTCTGCGCCCCCGGTCACCAGCGGGTAGGCGTAACCCTCGAGGCTGCCCAGCGCGGCTTTGTCGTGGACCTCGATTCCCCGCGTGCCCGGCAACCGCTCGAGGGAGTTCGTGAGGATGGAGGCGAGGGCCTCCTCGTGACTGGCGTCGGAGACCGTGTCGAGCAGTTGGGACCAGAGCCGCAACTCCGCGGTGGCGGCCTCGCGGCTTGCTCGGCTGGTAAGGAGGGCGAGGACTACGACGGCGAACTGCACGTAAGCCAGCAAGATTATGACCACCAGCACGTACGGGCTGGCCACCATGCCGACCCTGGCGAACGCTATCAGCAAAGCCGCGCTGACTGCCTGCAGCGTGGCGATGGCCACCGCCACGGGCACGAACTCCGCATGCTGGTCGTCCATTTCCAGCTGAACGCCGAGCCCGAGGCTCAGGTAAGACAGGAGCCACAGCAGCATGGCGTCCATGCCCGCTCCCGTGCTCTGGAGCCACGCGTATGAGCCCGAACCCAGCGCCCGCAGGTAGAAGGCGAGCACCACCAGCACGCGCCCCTCCGATGCTCCGCCCGTCATGGTGCCGCCGAGGAGAGGGAGTGAGGCCACGACCAGCAGTGTCTCCAGGGCGGGGAACGTCAGCGTGACCGTCGCCGGCGAATCGAGGAACAGGAGCAGGACGAGCAGTGCGATCGCGGGAACCACGGCGATCAGCAGGGAGCGGGGCATGCGCTTGCCCGGCATGAGCAGGATGGCCACGAGCCAGACGAACAGGCCGGCGTAGTAGGTGATCTCCGTCACCGCCGAGGTGCCGCTGATGCCCGTCACGCGCTCCACGGCCCACGCGACCTCTTCGAGTGCCCAGAGAACCGCTGCCGCGGTCGCGAGCCGCCAGGGCAGCGTCCGTGCCCGGCGCAGCAGCATGATGAGCGCCACCGCTACGGCCGCTAGGGCCAGCGCGGCGGCCATGAACTTCGGCCCGAACGCGGCCAGCACGAGGATGGCCGCAAGCACTGCCGCGGTGGCAGCCCCCCTTGGTTTGACCTTGTCCGCGGTTACGGACATGCGTGCCCCCCGGGTAGACCGGATTACCTGCCTTCGCGCCAGGCCTTCCTCATACCCGCCAACCCCCCGGGGTCTCTCCGGAGCATGTGGCGAGCAGTCGGGGTGCCCGCGTCAGCCAGTTGCCCGCGATTCTACCCGAGCCTTCCCGCCGGCGTGAAGGCGGCCCCGCGCGGGCTCCGCCAGTCGCGCCTTTCAGCGGTCGGCCGTCCTTGGGCGGCTAGTTGCCCTCCGATGTCGGCTGCCCCGCGCCTGTCGCCGCCGCGGCGCCGAACGGCTCGACGAGGCCTGAGGTCGCCGCCTCCGCCGCCTCGAGCGGCGCGTAGCTCAGGGCCAGCACGCCCCGGTAGGAGCGCAACGCGGCGTCGCGCTGTCCGGCGAGGTCGTAGACCTGGCCCAGGCGCGCCAGCAGGAAGCCGGGCAGGTAGTAGGGCTCCTGGAAGTCGCTGCGAAGCGCCTTTTCCAAGACCTCCAGGGCCTCGGCCGGGTGGTCGTTCTCGAGGAGGATGTTGGCCTCGTGATACAGCGCCTCTGAGCTGTTCAGCTCCCTTAGCGCACCCAAGAGTGCGGCCGGATCGTCTGCGTCGCCACGCATGGCGGTGTCGAGCAGCGCGCGCTCGCGCGCCTCCGGGCTCACCTCCTTGGCTGCGCGCAAGGGTTCGAGGTCGACGCGGCCTTCCAGCGCGCGTGTGATCTGCGGGAGCTCATCGGCCCCGGCCAGCAGCGCCACGCGCTCATAAGGCAGGGCCAGCACGCGTTCGGCGACGATCTCCGAGCGGGCCTCCAGCCAACCGGTTCCGGGACCCTCGCCGAACTCCTCGGCCCGTTGCCGCTGGTAAGCGTCGATCGCGGGGAGCAGTTCCTCGTGCACCCGCCGGAGGTCTAGGGGCCTACCGAGCAGCTCCTCGACCGGCGCCTGCGCCCGGTGCACGCGCCGCAGTCGTTCCTGACCCGCCTCGAAGCGGCCGAGATACTCGACGAACTCACTCTCGTCCTCCGCCTCGCCCGGCTCGCCCGGGCCGCCGGCAAGGCTGGCGACCTCGTGCAGCGGCACGCCTGCTCGGTTGGCCCAGGGAACCACCGAGAGTGGCAGGGCGATCTCGTCGGTCGCAAGCCATTCGGTGCCCTGAAGCGCGCCCGGGGGCAGGGTGGCCAGGGCCAGGGCCTGGGCGCCCGAGGCCCTAAGCGCGTCGCGCAAGTCGACGGCGTTGTAGCGAGGGAAGCGCGTGTGGAACGGACCCACCAGGGGCGCCGTCAACACCAGGGATGCTCGGTTCATGTCCCCATGCTACGGGTCGCGCCCCATGCATCGGCGCGGTAAGGTGGCGAAGCGGTGCGACCGAACTAGGACGGAGCCAATGTACCGAACAGAACGACAACCGGCCTGGCAACGCGATCTCACGTGGGTCAGCGCCCTGCTGTTGGCCGTGACGGTGGCAGTGGGCGCAGTGCTCTTCAGCCTCGCTCAACTCAGTGGGGTGAGGCAGGGTAAGGACATCATCCAGGGCGTCCTGGAACTGACGCTGTTACCCGCTGAGGGCGGCACCGCCGTGGGCGTCAAGACGCTCACCCAGTACCGTTCGGGCGAGTCACTGATGCTGCTGCCGGGCCTCGACGTCTATGCCGACGCCACCGAGATACCTACCTTCACGGCCGACGCCGCGGTCAACCGCGCCGCGGGCGTGCTGGCGGACAAGCTCGTCACGGGCGGGAAAGCCGCCCTGCTGGCTGCGGTGTCCAACGCCGAGCTCCGCAAGCAGCTCGAGATCGCGCTGGGTGGGCCCGTCACGGAACTGGTGACGGCCGAGGTAGGCAGGGAACTCATACCGGCCGGGCTCGACGATGGCAGCCGCCTCGCCGACTGGCCCGCGCAGATGGCGGCCAACCCCGGAGAGCCCGTACAACCCATCGTCGGGGTCTTCGTGACCTTCCCACCGCGCCAGCTTCAAGGGGCGAGCAACCGTGAGATCGGCAACGCCGTCCTCGCCGCCCTGGTGGCGAAGGTGCTGGACGGCGGTCTGCAGCAGGCAACCGCGGTCGTCACCAACGAC encodes:
- a CDS encoding GGDEF domain-containing protein gives rise to the protein MSVTADKVKPRGAATAAVLAAILVLAAFGPKFMAAALALAAVAVALIMLLRRARTLPWRLATAAAVLWALEEVAWAVERVTGISGTSAVTEITYYAGLFVWLVAILLMPGKRMPRSLLIAVVPAIALLVLLLFLDSPATVTLTFPALETLLVVASLPLLGGTMTGGASEGRVLVVLAFYLRALGSGSYAWLQSTGAGMDAMLLWLLSYLSLGLGVQLEMDDQHAEFVPVAVAIATLQAVSAALLIAFARVGMVASPYVLVVIILLAYVQFAVVVLALLTSRASREAATAELRLWSQLLDTVSDASHEEALASILTNSLERLPGTRGIEVHDKAALGSLEGYAYPLVTGGAEVGRLYFGQKPAQSTVLDMCTPMLAARIRLLSDRDRWAAAALSDPLTGLLNRRGLEVRSDLLVAEAQANDSPISVAMLDIDHFKRVNDVYGHAVGDEALKALAAILRQHLRPRDQAVRWGGEEFVVVLPDAEPEQAVEVLKRVRHQLYGANLSPIAWPLAVSVGIAGTAGRDVHADSLRALVTSADAALGMAKRDGRNRIVQAPAGAAAGSGARG